ACCGCTCGACAGTAAGTCGGGAACGGTAATGTCTCCACCCAATTTGCCGGGCTGGGATAATATACCTATCGTGAAAATCATTGAGGAAGAGCTTGGTGTAAGAGCCGGATTGCAGAATGACGCCAATGCGTGTGCATTAGCCGAGTGGAAGTTCGGTGCCGGAAGGGGAACTCAAAATATGATTTTTCTGACATGTGGTACAGGACTTGGTGCGGGAATAATTCTTAATGGTTCTTTATATTCGGGAACGAACGACAATGCCGGAGAAGTTGGGCATATTCGTCTAACAGATGACGGGCCGATAGGGTACGGTAAAGAAGGCTCTTTTGAGGGATATGCCAGTGGTGGCGGAATAGCTCAATTGGCTCGTAGTTTAGCTACAGAAGAGATAAAAAAAGGAGGCCATGTTTCATGGTGCCCATCTCTCGATGATATGGAAAATGTAAATGCGAAGCTCATTGCAGAAGCTGCCGGAGCAGGAGATAAACTTGCCCTGAAGGTGTATGAAACATCAGCGACCTATTTAGGGAAAGGTCTTGCTATGCTAATAGATATTCTAAATCCGGAACTTATCGCTATAGGCAGTATATATGCCCGCAACAAGGATATGATGGAACCTTATGTCTTAGATCAGATTTCGAAAGAAGCTCTGGAAGGAGCAAGAGATGTTTGCAAGATAGTTCCTGCGGCTCTTGGCGAAAATATTGGAGATTATGCTGCTCTTTCTATAGCTGCCAATCTAATCGATTAAAAACGATATTATGAAAAATTTGATAAGAGAAAGCTCGCAAGCAATATTAAAGGAGGTCGATAGTTTTTGGAGCAATCCTGAAACAATAGAAGTCATTGAACGGGCTGCTGTATTACTCTCCGATTCATTGAAGAAGGGGTATAAAATTATTAGCTGTGGCAATGGAGGATCTCTTTGCGATGCTACGCATTTTGCAGAAGAATTGACGGGACGCTATCGTAAAAACAGAACGTCTTTACCAGCCATTTCAATAAATGATCCGGCATACATAACATGTGTTGGAAATGATTTTTCGTTCGACGAAATATATTCCCGCTATGTTGAAGGTGTGGGATGCGAAGGGGATGTATTATTGGCTATCAGTACCAGTGGTAACTCTAGCAATATAGTGAAGGCAGTTGAAAGTGCCCATCTAAAAAAAATGAAAGTTTTAGCACTAACCTCTACCGGCGATAATCGTCTCTCTGCATTGAGTGATATTGTAATTGCTGCACCGAAAGTTGATTTTTCCGACCGGGTGCAAGAGATACATATTCAAATAATACACATTTTGATTCAAGCGATAGAAAAACAACTAGGTTTTGAATAATTGGATTTTATAAAAAAGTTAATCAATGAAAACACTGAAATATTTCAAACAAACATTTGTTATTGTGCTTCTTTTTAGTATGATGACTATTTCTAGTGCCTGTTCCAATATAGATGAAGGTTATAACCGTATTCCATCCAATTTTTACCCCACTCAGGTAAAAGAATCTACAGGAGTGAAATTGGTAGGGATAGGAGTAGAACTGGATCCTCATTTCTTCTCACAAAATTTAACCCGTCCAGAAGACGGATCTAAGGCTGAAGATTGGAACATCGTAAAAGAGCGTGTAAAGAAAATGGGTGTCCAAAATTTCCGGGTAATGGTACAACCGCATTGGTGGGAACCGCTAAATGATAATGATGACCCGAATGTTGCGGATATGAGTAAATTTACTTTCGATTCGCAGGAGATGCAATCATTATATAAAGTACTGGAATTGATACAGGAAAATAATGGAGAAGTAACACTTGTGCTATGGGGATGTCCTGTAAATATGGATTTGATAGCAGGAACACCAACAGGGAAGCATTTTCTTTGCGATAGCAGACCGAATGCTCCGTGGGTATGCGGAACAGATAAGTATGAAGAATTTGCCGAAAACTTCTCGGTATTAGTCAAATATCTGATCGAGACGAAAGGTTTTACATGTGTAAAAGCAGTAACTCCATTCAACGAGCCTGATAGCCATACCCCCAATTACGGCAGAACGATGTGGCAAGGAGAGCCTGACAGCCATCCCGATCAGTATGCACCTATGGTAAAGGCTTTGGATGCAAAATTTAAGGCAATGGGACTTAGGGATAAAGTAGAGTTCAATCTATCTGACAATACAGATGGTAGCCCTAACTATTTAAAATCATGTGCAGAAGCTCTACAAGCAGAAACAAATTTACTGAATACTCATACTTATAAGTTTGGATACACTACTTCGAATGCCGATATCGTTAATTGGGAAAAAAATAATGTGACTCTATCGAGCGGTAAGAAACACTTTGTAGGGGAGTTCGGATCTAATCAAACTTCGGGTTCTTCACGTCAGTTAGATATCGATAAGTACGAACGAGGAGTCCTCCTGACTCGTATTGCTATCAACCTGCTTAACGGAGGTGCTGCAGGTGTAAGTTACTGGTCGTTGATAGATCAATACTATAGCAGAAACGGAAGTTATTCGGAAATGCAACAGCTCGGCCTATGGAAATATGTAAAAAAAGCATATGAGCCTGATCCGGAAATTTATAATGCAATAAAGGAAGACTATGAGGTCAGACCTCATTACTATGCATATAGTCTGTTGACTCGTTTCATCAAAAAAAATGCAGAAGTATTTCCATTAGATTTGAACGAAAATCTTGTTGCCGGAACAGCCATTCTGAATGAAAATAATAAATGGGTCTACATTTTTGCAAATGGTTCGGAGCACAATAAACCTGTAGAAATTATCAATGACAAGTCTCAGGCAAATGGAGAATATGAGGTTTACAAATATGTAGAAGGAAGTCTTCCTACCGGGGATAATCTCATTCAATCTACAGAAACTATAAATATTAAGGATAAAACTTCGCTTAGCATTGCGCGCTCTAGTGTCTTAATATTAGTTCAAAAATAAACAGTAATTAAAGCCTAATAAAATGAATAAGTTTAATTTATTAATATTATTGGTTTCGCTAACTTGCTTCTGGAGTTGCGATGATGTGACTGAGTATGATTTATCATTTGGTATATCCGGCGTTGTTATACCTAAATATGAAGAAGGTATCCAAGGAACGGAAGTTAAAATAGAAGGACGGGGTTTTCAGTCTACCGATCACCTGCATTTACGTCCGTTACTGAAACCTCTGGACGGTTCTTTTGATATAGATGTTGAAATAAAAGAGGTTACATCTTCTTATCTCTCATTCTTGTTTCCTCTCAATGCAAAAGAGAGTGGCTATTCCTTAGTTCTTGTCAGGGGCGACAAAGAGATATCACTGGGTAGTATGCAGCAATGGTTACCTAAGGGATGGGTAGCAGATATAAATTTGCGTAATACACTTAAAGTAATCGGACCTCAGCTATTTGATGCTCAGGATAGTTTGAAACTTTCTGTAGCAGCTGATTTCGAATTCGAAAATGGAACGTTGAATATTTCGGGTAAAGGAATTACTAATTTGAGTGGTTTGGAAAAATTCCCTAAATTGAAAACTCTTTGGGCTACAGATAATAATCTTGGCAATATTGAACTAGTGGGAATGGATGGTATTGTCAGCATCTTTGCATGGAGTAGCAATATTACAAGTATGAATATACAGTCTAAAACATTGCAAACTTTATACATGGGCAATAATCCTCTCACAGAACTAGACTTGAGCAAATGTCCGGCATTACTAAACATTGTATTGGATAATATCAAATTCCGTAAATTAGATATCAGCAACTGCATGTGTTTTGGTTCGTTCGATAATTTCAAGTTCGACTTCGATACAAATCAGGAATGTCAGTTACTAGTGAGCAATATATGGTTCTGGCACATGGATATGTTCAACAGGTCGAGTGCTGTAAGAACAGCAGGTCTTTCGGGAGTGAAGGTAACTACAATAGGCCTTGACAAAGAAGTTGTATTTGATAAAATTAATTGGACTAATGCAGGTACAGCATCCATGCCGGATGCAAATCTGCGTGCCATAATGAAAGGTTATTGTCCTCAAGCGTTCAGTGGAAATGACATCATAATCAGTGAAGCCAGAAATGCTAAATTACCAACTAATCTGGCTAATAAGCTCGATCTTTCGGACAAAAATATTACATCTTTAGATGGTTTGAAATACTTCGATGATGTTTGGTATCTGGTATGTGATAACAATAACATAAGTGAGATTGATATGACAGGCTGGTACAATCTAACAACGATATCAGCGAAAAATGCAGGACTAACTTCTTTCAAAACGAAGGATCAACCATGGTTGAGAGATATAGATCTAAGTAACAATACTTCATTGAAATATATTGACATGCGGGGTATTTCATTACTTAGCAACTATAATATTCGTTTCATTGCTACAGGATGTCCGATAGAGTATCTTGATCTACGTAATGGTTATGCTTGGTCTACATGGGGACAAAGTGGAGATAAGTTGGCATTCGACTTTACAGCCGATACATCTAAATCACGGACGCTGAAAGTAGAAACTGCAGAAAACGGAGGTTGGAGTAGTGTTTGGAACTCAGGTGTAAACCCTGTTCAGAAAGCAATTGAAGCAGGTGTTCGTGTAGAGTACTATAACTGGACAAATGCGGCTACGGGTAACTATGGAGAGTTATTAAAAACGGTCAACTAAAAAGGATTATTAAACACAGTAAGCTATCCCGGATTAGGGTTCGGGGTAGCTTTAATCAAACGAATTTGTAAAGGATGAAAAATAATACTTCCGCCATAAAAATATTATCAGTG
The Dysgonomonas mossii genome window above contains:
- a CDS encoding SIS domain-containing protein, which gives rise to MKNLIRESSQAILKEVDSFWSNPETIEVIERAAVLLSDSLKKGYKIISCGNGGSLCDATHFAEELTGRYRKNRTSLPAISINDPAYITCVGNDFSFDEIYSRYVEGVGCEGDVLLAISTSGNSSNIVKAVESAHLKKMKVLALTSTGDNRLSALSDIVIAAPKVDFSDRVQEIHIQIIHILIQAIEKQLGFE
- a CDS encoding ROK family protein; translated protein: MKDNLLGIDIGGTKCAIVYGKRIGSDLQIVDKTKIETTTVEETIRNIMSEAKRMMARFNLTAQTVRAVGISCGGPLDSKSGTVMSPPNLPGWDNIPIVKIIEEELGVRAGLQNDANACALAEWKFGAGRGTQNMIFLTCGTGLGAGIILNGSLYSGTNDNAGEVGHIRLTDDGPIGYGKEGSFEGYASGGGIAQLARSLATEEIKKGGHVSWCPSLDDMENVNAKLIAEAAGAGDKLALKVYETSATYLGKGLAMLIDILNPELIAIGSIYARNKDMMEPYVLDQISKEALEGARDVCKIVPAALGENIGDYAALSIAANLID